In Primulina tabacum isolate GXHZ01 unplaced genomic scaffold, ASM2559414v2 Contig104, whole genome shotgun sequence, a genomic segment contains:
- the LOC142534067 gene encoding lysM domain-containing GPI-anchored protein 1-like produces the protein MSFRDLDTTLGVLIFLVLVGAFVPRATTKSTIEPCSNSGTCTSLVGYTLYTDLKVSEVASLFAVDPISLLLANSIDISYPDVENHILPSQLFLKVPIPCSCIDGIRKSGGIFYKTRPSDTLTAISAAVYGGLVSADQIKEANPDASLSDPSVISVGTKLNIPLPCACFDNSDNNLPAIYLSYVVKGVDTLVGIAGRYSTTVNDLMNVNALGSMEIVEGDILAIPLSACASSFPKFASDYGLVVPNGTYAITASHCVQCSCGPGSRNLYCTPASLAVSCSSMQCRSSNLMLGNVTTQQSSAGCNVTSCNYSGYVNGSISATLSTTLQPRCPGTQQFPPLIAPPTVVPDLSFTPAPSPSEPGGFPSTNPKSSTVPVLGFSPANGPSGSVSGSSSSCSLTNRLSCFPIILILCFVKFVLSIPL, from the exons ATGTCCTTCCGGGACCTCGACACTACGCTTGGAGTCCTCATCTTCCTCGTACTTGTTGGCGCGTTCGTCCCACGCGCCACCACCAAATCCACCATAGAACCGTGCTCGAACTCCGGCACCTGCACCTCACTCGTCGGGTACACTCTCTACACGGACCTCAAAGTGTCCGAAGTGGCATCTCTCTTCGCTGTGGACCCCATCTCCCTCCTACTGGCTAACTCCATCGACATATCATACCCTGATGTCGAAAATCACATTCTGCCCTCCCAGCTCTTCCTCAAAGTACCTATCCCCTGCTCTTGTATCGATGGCATTCGGAAATCCGGGGGGATTTTCTACAAAACGCGTCCTTCCGACACCCTTACCGCCATTTCAGCCGCCGTTTACGGTGGTCTTGTCTCGGCTGACCAGATTAAGGAGGCGAACCCGGACGCTTCGTTGTCTGACCCTTCGGTGATTAGCGTCGGGACGAAGCTTAATATCCCGCTGCCTTGTGCCTGTTTCGATAACAGCGACAACAATTTGCCGGCGATTTACCTGTCTTACGTCGTTAAAGGTGTGGATACTCTGGTGGGGATTGCGGGGAGGTATTCGACAACCGTGAATGATTTGATGAATGTGAATGCTTTGGGGAGTATGGAGATTGTTGAGGGTGACATTCTTGCTATTCCATTATCTG CCTGTGCGTCTAGTTTCCCAAAGTTCGCATCAGATTATGGCTTAGTTGTTCCAAACGGGACTTATGCCATAACTGCTAGTCATTGTGTGCAGTGCAGTTGTGGACCAGGGAGTCGCAA TTTATATTGCACACCAGCCTCGTTAGCTGTTTCTTGTTCAAGCATGCAATGCAGAAGTAGCAATCTTATGCTGGGAAACGTAACCACACAACAATCTAGTGCTGGATGCAATGTGACTTCTTGCAATTATAGTGGCTATGTTAATGGAAGCATCTCTGCGAC GTTGTCCACAACTCTACAACCTAGATGCCCAG GGACACAGCAATTTCCTCCACTTATTGCTCCGCCTACAGTCGTCCCAGATTTATCTTTTACTCCAGCACCTTCGCCATCCGAGCCTGGTGGTTTTCCCAGTACGAACCCAAAATCATCTACCGTGCCCGTTCTTGGATTTTCACCTGCAAATGGACCTAGTGGAAGCGTATCTGGTTCTTCTAGTTCTTGCTCGTTAACGAATCGGTTGTCTTGTTTCCCAATCATCCTTATATTGTGTTTTGTCAAGTTTGTACTATCCATCCCGTTGTAG
- the LOC142534057 gene encoding uncharacterized protein LOC142534057, whose product MPSSDSFLSSKEGWKSTSRRWVGGGGWGSSLKQMEGMNDVCYGGEKGFFVMKKRVMLLVDQSSYSKHAMMWALTHVANKGDILTLLHIVPSSDSDKSSSHLLVSTLGSLCKACKPEVEVEALVIQGPKLGTVMSQVKKLEVSVLILGQKRPSSLLCCLCLKSSTEEFVEQCINTLECLTIGVRKQSGGVGGYLISTRWHKNFWLLA is encoded by the exons ATGCCAAGTTCAGATTCGTTTCTAAGCAGCAAAGAAGGATGGAAATCAACTTCCAGAAGATGGGTTGGCGGTGGAGGATGGGGATCTAGCTTGAAGCAAATGGAAGGGATGAATGACGTGTGTTATGGGGGTGAAAAGGGGTTCTTTGTGATGAAGAAAAGAGTAATGCTTTTGGTGGATCAGTCTTCGTATTCTAAGCATGCAATGATGTGGGCTCTGACTCATGTTGCTAACAAGGGTGATATACTCACTCTTCTTCATATTGTGCCTTCTTCCGACTCCGACAAATCTTCGTCTCATTTGCTTGTTAGCACGCTGGGATCACTCTGTAAGGCGTGTAAGCCTGAG GTTGAAGTAGAAGCACTGGTGATCCAAGGACCAAAGCTAGGCACAGTGATGAGCCAAGTCAAGAAACTTGAGGTGTCTGTTCTTATTTTAGGTCAAAAGAGGCCTTCATCCTTGCTCTGTTG CCTGTGTTTGAAAAGCAGTACGGAGGAATTTGTGGAACAATGCATCAATACTTTGGAATGCTTGACCATTGGAGTGAGGAAGCAAAGCGGAGGAGTCGGCGGGTACCTTATCAGCACCAGATGGCACAAAAATTTCTGGCTTTTGGCTTAG
- the LOC142534056 gene encoding UDP-galactose transporter 1-like isoform X2, which produces MDLSGAYLVIKVLKLKPLILVDPEDRWRRIFPMSFIFCINIVLGNVSLRYIPVSFMQTIKSFTPATTVILQWLFWKKYFDWRIWASLIPIVGGILVTSMTELSFNMLGFFAALFGCLATSTKTILAESLLHGYKFDSINTVYYMAPFATMILGIPAMLLEGSGVVEWIRTCPSLFSSLVIILGSGVLAFCLNFSIFYVIHSTTAVTFNVAGNLKVAVAVTCSWLIFRNPISAMNAVGCAVTLIGCTFYGYIRHILSQTPGTPGTPRTPRTPRGITELIPLVNEELDDKV; this is translated from the exons ATGGATCTTTCAG GTGCATACCTGGTAATTAAAGTGCTAAAACTGAAGCCACTCATTCTGGTTGACCCCGAAGATCGCTGGAGGAGGATATTTCCCATGTCATTTATATTCTGTATCAACATAGTTCTGGGAAATGTTAGCCTGCGTTATATTCCGGTTTCTTTCATGCAAACCATCAAGTCTTTCACCCCTGCAACAACTG TTATCTTGCAGTGgcttttctggaaaaaatattttgactgGAGAATTTGGGCTTCTTTGATTCCAATTGTTGGAGGTATTTTAGTCACTTCTATGACCGAGCTGAGTTTCAATATGTTGGGATTTTTTGCTGCTTTATTTGGCTGTCTTGCTACCTCTACAAAAACGATTCTTGCAGAGTCTTTGTTGCATGGATACAAATTTGATAG CATAAACACAGTATACTACATGGCACCTTTTGCAACCATGATCTTGGGCATACCAGCTATGCTTCTCGAAGGATCGGGAGTTGTGGAGTGGATTCGTACATGTCCCTCGCTTTTCTCATCCCTCGTCATCATTTTGGGGTCTGGAGTGTTAGCTTTTTGCCTTAACTTCTCGATTTTTTATGTAATACACTCCACAACCGCTGTGACCTTCAATGTTGCCGGAAATCTCAAG GTGGCGGTGGCCGTTACGTGTTCATGGCTGATCTTCCGAAACCCAATTTCGGCAATGAATGCAGTTGGATGTGCTGTAACACTCATTGGATGTACCTTCTACGGGTACATTAGGCACATACTTTCGCAAACACCCGGAACCCCTGGTACACCTAGGACGCCTCGGACTCCAAGAGGTATAACAGAGTTGATTCCATTAGTTAATGAGGAGTTAGATGATAAAGTTTGA
- the LOC142534056 gene encoding UDP-galactose transporter 1-like isoform X1, which translates to MEESMLWQWSVLRSLLAIIQWWGFNVTVIIVNKWIFQKLDFKFPLSVSCIHFISSAIGAYLVIKVLKLKPLILVDPEDRWRRIFPMSFIFCINIVLGNVSLRYIPVSFMQTIKSFTPATTVILQWLFWKKYFDWRIWASLIPIVGGILVTSMTELSFNMLGFFAALFGCLATSTKTILAESLLHGYKFDSINTVYYMAPFATMILGIPAMLLEGSGVVEWIRTCPSLFSSLVIILGSGVLAFCLNFSIFYVIHSTTAVTFNVAGNLKVAVAVTCSWLIFRNPISAMNAVGCAVTLIGCTFYGYIRHILSQTPGTPGTPRTPRTPRGITELIPLVNEELDDKV; encoded by the exons ATGGAGGAGAGTATGTTGTGGCAGTGGAGTGTACTTCGATCCTTATTAGCTATTATCCAGTGGTGGGGTTTCAATGTCACCGTTATTATCGTCAACAAATGGATCTTTCAG AAACTGGATTTTAAGTTTCCATTATCAGTGTCATGTATTCACTTTATATCTTCGGCAATAGGTGCATACCTGGTAATTAAAGTGCTAAAACTGAAGCCACTCATTCTGGTTGACCCCGAAGATCGCTGGAGGAGGATATTTCCCATGTCATTTATATTCTGTATCAACATAGTTCTGGGAAATGTTAGCCTGCGTTATATTCCGGTTTCTTTCATGCAAACCATCAAGTCTTTCACCCCTGCAACAACTG TTATCTTGCAGTGgcttttctggaaaaaatattttgactgGAGAATTTGGGCTTCTTTGATTCCAATTGTTGGAGGTATTTTAGTCACTTCTATGACCGAGCTGAGTTTCAATATGTTGGGATTTTTTGCTGCTTTATTTGGCTGTCTTGCTACCTCTACAAAAACGATTCTTGCAGAGTCTTTGTTGCATGGATACAAATTTGATAG CATAAACACAGTATACTACATGGCACCTTTTGCAACCATGATCTTGGGCATACCAGCTATGCTTCTCGAAGGATCGGGAGTTGTGGAGTGGATTCGTACATGTCCCTCGCTTTTCTCATCCCTCGTCATCATTTTGGGGTCTGGAGTGTTAGCTTTTTGCCTTAACTTCTCGATTTTTTATGTAATACACTCCACAACCGCTGTGACCTTCAATGTTGCCGGAAATCTCAAG GTGGCGGTGGCCGTTACGTGTTCATGGCTGATCTTCCGAAACCCAATTTCGGCAATGAATGCAGTTGGATGTGCTGTAACACTCATTGGATGTACCTTCTACGGGTACATTAGGCACATACTTTCGCAAACACCCGGAACCCCTGGTACACCTAGGACGCCTCGGACTCCAAGAGGTATAACAGAGTTGATTCCATTAGTTAATGAGGAGTTAGATGATAAAGTTTGA
- the LOC142534085 gene encoding uncharacterized protein LOC142534085, with the protein MEQITSALNRAANSNAVLNTLLAGVLGVLGMRSVAQQRSVEALEAEKNALLETNKVIKKTIWDWKQLLYAEAEANPQKALVPLSTLKAIYGEVTPSSPVVSAGDDNQGGKRIMI; encoded by the exons ATGGAGCAAATCACGAGCGCTTTGAACCGAGCAGCGAACAGCAACGCTGTGTTAAACACACTCTTAGCCGGCGTACTCGGGGTCCTGGGCATGAGGTCGGTGGCGCAGCAGCGTTCAGTGGAGGCGCTGGAAGCGGAGAAGAACGCTCTTCTCGAAACAAACAAGGTTATAAAGAAAACCATTTGGGACTGGAAGCAGCTGCTGTATGCGGAGGCCGAAGCAAATCCCCAAAAAGCCCTCGTCCCTCTGTCAACTCTCAAAGCCATTTATGGAGAAGTCACCCCCAGCTCACCCGTGGTTTCTG CTGGAGATGATAATCAAGGTGGAAAGAGGATTATGATCTGA